In Pseudomonas fluorescens, the following are encoded in one genomic region:
- a CDS encoding amino acid ABC transporter permease, whose protein sequence is MSDFTFWDIVRNLLMGLQWTLALSLVAFIGGGLIGLLIMVMRISKKSLPRSFARTYIELFQGTPLLMQLFLVFFGVALAGIEISPWMAAAIALTLFTSAYLAEIWRGCVDSIPNGQWEASSSLALSPLEQLRYVILPQALRIAVAPTVGFSVQVVKGTAVTSIIGFTELTKTGGMLANATFEPFMVYGLVALGYFLLCYPLSLSARYLERRLHASA, encoded by the coding sequence ATGAGCGACTTCACCTTCTGGGACATCGTGCGCAACCTGCTCATGGGTCTGCAATGGACGCTGGCGCTGTCGCTGGTGGCGTTCATTGGCGGCGGGCTGATCGGCTTGCTGATCATGGTCATGCGCATCTCGAAAAAATCCCTGCCGCGCAGTTTCGCCCGAACCTACATCGAACTGTTCCAGGGCACACCGCTGTTGATGCAGCTGTTCCTGGTGTTTTTCGGCGTGGCGTTGGCCGGGATAGAGATTTCGCCGTGGATGGCAGCGGCGATTGCACTGACGTTGTTTACCAGCGCCTATCTGGCGGAGATCTGGCGCGGTTGCGTCGATTCGATTCCCAACGGTCAATGGGAGGCCTCATCGAGCCTGGCGCTGAGCCCGCTGGAACAATTGCGCTATGTGATCCTGCCCCAGGCGCTGCGCATCGCCGTGGCGCCAACCGTGGGTTTTTCGGTGCAAGTAGTCAAAGGCACCGCCGTCACCTCGATCATCGGTTTCACCGAGCTGACCAAGACCGGCGGCATGCTCGCCAACGCCACCTTCGAACCCTTCATGGTCTACGGCCTCGTCGCCCTCGGCTACTTCCTGCTCTGCTACCCCTTGTCGCTCAGTGCGCGTTACCTGGAAAGGAGACTGCATGCCTCTGCTTAG
- a CDS encoding amino acid ABC transporter ATP-binding protein: MPLLRISALHKYYGDHHVLKGIDLSIEEGQVVAIIGRSGSGKSTLLRTLNGLESINDGVIEVDGEYLDAARADLRSLRQKVGMVFQQFNLFPHLTVGENVMLAPQVVQKVPKAKAAELARQMLERVGLGEKFDAFPDRLSGGQQQRVAIARALAMSPKVLLCDEITSALDPELVNEVLSVVRQLAREGMTLIMVTHEMRFAREVGDKLVFMHQGKVHEVGDPKALFANPQTAELANFIGTVEAAG; encoded by the coding sequence ATGCCTCTGCTTAGAATTTCCGCCCTGCATAAATATTATGGCGATCACCATGTGCTCAAAGGCATCGACCTGAGCATCGAGGAGGGCCAGGTGGTGGCGATCATCGGTCGCAGCGGCTCGGGCAAGTCCACTTTGCTGCGCACCCTCAACGGCCTGGAGTCGATCAACGACGGCGTGATCGAAGTCGACGGCGAGTACCTCGACGCCGCCCGCGCCGATCTGCGCAGCCTGCGGCAGAAAGTCGGCATGGTGTTCCAGCAGTTCAATCTGTTCCCGCACCTGACCGTCGGCGAGAACGTCATGCTCGCGCCGCAAGTGGTGCAGAAAGTACCGAAAGCCAAGGCCGCCGAACTGGCGCGGCAGATGCTGGAAAGAGTCGGGCTGGGGGAAAAGTTCGATGCCTTCCCTGATCGGCTGTCCGGCGGACAGCAACAGCGGGTAGCGATTGCCCGGGCACTGGCGATGTCGCCGAAGGTTTTGCTGTGCGACGAAATCACCTCGGCCCTGGACCCGGAACTGGTCAACGAAGTGCTGAGCGTGGTCCGGCAACTGGCCAGGGAGGGCATGACGCTGATCATGGTCACCCACGAAATGCGCTTCGCCCGGGAGGTTGGGGATAAGTTGGTGTTCATGCACCAGGGCAAGGTGCATGAGGTTGGGGATCCGAAAGCACTGTTCGCCAACCCGCAGACGGCGGAGCTGGCGAATTTCATCGGGACGGTTGAGGCGGCGGGCTGA
- the ppx gene encoding exopolyphosphatase, protein MPQSQAKNLSLIAAIDLGSNSFHMVVAKSQNDEIRILERLGEKVQLAAGIDEERHLNEESMQRGLDCLKRFAQLISGMPTGAVRIVGTNALREARNRAEFIRRAEEILGHPVEVISGREEARLIYLGVSHTLADTPGKRLVADIGGGSTEFIIGQRFEPLLRESLQMGCVSYTQRYFKDGKITPARYAQAYTAARLEIMSIEHALHRLTWDEAIGSSGTIRAIGLALKAGGHGTGEVNAEGLAWLKRKLIKMGDVEKIDFEGIKPDRRAIFPAGLAILEAIFDALELQRMDHCEGALREGVLYDLLGRHHHEDVRERTLTSLMERYHVDQEQAIRVERKALHAFDQVAQDWDLEDGVWRELLGWAAKVHEVGLDIAHYQYHKHGAYLIEHSDLAGFSREDQLMLALLVRGHRRNIPKDRFADFGDDGIKLIRLCALLRFAILFHHIRGTQQMPQVELNANGNHLEVVFPENWLDENQLTQADFEIEAQWLTRVDIVLTAR, encoded by the coding sequence ATGCCGCAATCCCAAGCCAAGAATCTGTCCCTGATCGCCGCAATCGACCTGGGCTCCAACAGCTTTCACATGGTCGTGGCCAAGTCCCAGAACGACGAGATCCGAATTCTCGAGCGTCTCGGGGAGAAGGTTCAGCTGGCCGCTGGCATCGACGAAGAACGCCATCTCAACGAAGAATCGATGCAGCGCGGGCTCGACTGCCTCAAGCGCTTCGCCCAACTGATCAGCGGTATGCCCACCGGCGCCGTTCGTATCGTCGGCACCAACGCCTTGCGTGAAGCCCGCAACCGTGCCGAATTCATCCGTCGCGCCGAAGAAATTCTCGGCCACCCGGTGGAAGTCATTTCCGGCCGTGAAGAAGCGCGCCTGATCTACCTCGGCGTGTCCCACACCCTCGCTGATACCCCGGGCAAGCGCCTGGTGGCCGACATCGGCGGCGGCAGTACCGAATTCATCATTGGCCAGCGCTTCGAACCGCTGCTGCGCGAAAGCCTGCAGATGGGTTGCGTCAGCTACACCCAGCGCTATTTCAAGGACGGCAAGATCACCCCGGCCCGTTACGCCCAGGCGTACACCGCGGCACGGTTGGAGATTATGAGCATCGAACACGCCCTGCACCGCCTGACCTGGGATGAAGCCATCGGCTCCTCGGGCACCATCCGCGCCATCGGCCTGGCGCTGAAGGCTGGCGGCCATGGTACCGGCGAGGTCAATGCCGAAGGCCTGGCCTGGCTGAAGCGCAAACTGATCAAGATGGGCGACGTCGAAAAAATCGATTTCGAAGGTATCAAGCCGGATCGCCGGGCGATCTTCCCGGCGGGCCTGGCGATCCTCGAAGCGATCTTCGACGCCCTCGAACTGCAACGCATGGATCACTGCGAAGGCGCCCTGCGCGAAGGCGTGCTCTATGACCTGCTGGGCCGCCATCATCACGAAGACGTGCGCGAGCGCACCCTCACTTCGCTGATGGAGCGCTACCACGTCGACCAGGAACAGGCGATACGGGTCGAGCGCAAGGCGCTGCATGCGTTCGACCAGGTGGCGCAGGATTGGGATCTGGAAGACGGCGTCTGGCGCGAACTGCTCGGCTGGGCGGCCAAGGTCCATGAAGTGGGCCTGGACATCGCTCACTACCAGTACCACAAGCACGGTGCCTACCTGATCGAGCATTCGGACCTCGCCGGGTTCTCCCGCGAAGACCAGTTGATGCTCGCGCTGCTGGTACGCGGTCACCGCCGCAACATTCCCAAGGACAGGTTCGCCGATTTCGGCGACGACGGCATCAAGCTGATTCGCCTGTGCGCGCTGCTGCGCTTTGCGATCCTGTTCCACCACATCCGTGGCACCCAGCAAATGCCCCAGGTGGAATTGAACGCCAATGGCAACCACCTGGAAGTGGTGTTCCCGGAAAACTGGCTGGACGAAAACCAGCTGACCCAGGCCGACTTCGAAATCGAAGCGCAATGGCTGACCCGGGTCGACATTGTGTTGACCGCTCGCTGA
- the ppk1 gene encoding polyphosphate kinase 1: protein MNTEVLTEVAVKDAQPVVEQVDETPPELEPAPPAAVVETAVTAPAPALAIPGLDDSSLYIHRELSQLQFNIRVLEQALDESYPLLERLKFLLIFSSNLDEFFEIRVAGLKKQITFAREQAGADGLQPHQALARISELVHGHVDRQYAILNDILLPELEKHQVRFIRRRNWTTKLKTWVRRYFRDEIAPIITPIGLDPTHPFPLLVNKSLNFIVELEGIDAFGRDSGLAIIPAPRLLPRIIKVPEEVGGAGDNYVFLSSMIHAHADDLFQGMKVKGCYQFRLTRNADLALDSEDVEDLARALRGELFSRRYGDAVRLEVADTCPKHLSDYLLKQFNLSETELYQVNGPVNLTRLFSITGLDSQRELQYLPFTPQIPKLLQNSENIFSVISKQDILLLHPFESFTPVVDLLRQAAKDPHVLAVRQTLYRSGANSEIVDALVDAARNGKEVTAVIELRARFDEESNLQLASRLQAAGAVVIYGVVGFKTHAKMMLILRREAGEIVRYAHLGTGNYHAGNARLYTDYSLLTSDDALCEDVGKLFSQLIGMGKTLRMKKLLHAPFTLKKGMLDMIARETQFALDGKPAHIIAKFNSLTDPKIIRALYKASQSGVRIDLVVRGMCCLRPGIAGVSHNIHVRSIIGRFLEHTRVFYFLNGGDEQMYLSSADWMERNLDKRVETCFPVEGKKLIMRVKKELELYLTDNTHSWSLQSDGRYIRNTPTGNQNPRSAQATLLERLGSPILAVR, encoded by the coding sequence ATGAATACCGAAGTACTCACTGAAGTTGCCGTAAAAGACGCTCAACCTGTGGTGGAGCAAGTCGACGAGACCCCGCCGGAGCTGGAGCCAGCTCCGCCCGCGGCGGTCGTCGAAACCGCCGTGACAGCGCCAGCGCCGGCGCTGGCCATTCCCGGCCTGGATGACAGCAGCCTGTACATCCACCGCGAGCTCTCGCAACTGCAGTTCAACATCCGCGTGCTGGAGCAGGCGCTGGACGAGTCCTACCCATTGCTGGAGCGGCTGAAGTTTCTGTTGATCTTCTCCAGCAACCTGGACGAGTTCTTCGAGATTCGTGTCGCCGGCCTCAAGAAGCAGATCACCTTCGCCCGTGAACAGGCCGGTGCCGATGGTCTGCAACCGCATCAGGCGCTGGCGCGCATCAGCGAATTGGTCCACGGTCACGTCGATCGCCAGTACGCGATCCTCAACGACATTCTGTTGCCGGAGCTGGAAAAACATCAGGTCCGCTTCATCCGTCGCCGTAACTGGACGACCAAGCTCAAGACCTGGGTCCGCCGCTATTTCCGTGACGAGATCGCACCGATCATCACCCCGATCGGCCTCGACCCGACGCACCCGTTTCCGTTGCTGGTGAACAAGAGCCTGAACTTCATCGTCGAGCTCGAAGGCATCGACGCCTTTGGCCGCGATTCCGGTCTGGCGATCATCCCGGCGCCACGCTTGCTGCCGCGGATCATCAAGGTGCCGGAAGAAGTCGGCGGCGCTGGCGACAACTATGTATTCCTGTCGTCGATGATTCACGCTCACGCCGATGACCTGTTCCAGGGCATGAAGGTCAAGGGCTGCTACCAGTTCCGCCTGACCCGGAACGCCGACCTGGCACTGGACTCCGAAGACGTCGAAGACCTGGCCCGCGCCTTGCGCGGCGAACTGTTCTCCCGTCGCTATGGCGATGCAGTACGTCTGGAAGTGGCCGACACGTGCCCGAAACACCTGTCCGACTACCTGCTCAAGCAATTCAACCTGAGCGAGACGGAGTTGTATCAGGTCAACGGTCCGGTGAACCTGACGCGGCTGTTCAGCATCACCGGCCTGGACAGTCAGCGCGAGCTGCAATACCTGCCGTTCACCCCGCAGATTCCGAAACTGCTGCAGAACAGCGAGAACATTTTCAGCGTGATCAGCAAGCAGGACATCCTGCTGCTGCACCCGTTCGAGTCGTTCACCCCGGTGGTCGACCTGCTGCGCCAGGCCGCCAAGGACCCGCACGTGTTGGCGGTGCGCCAGACCCTGTACCGTTCCGGCGCCAACTCGGAAATCGTCGATGCGCTGGTGGATGCGGCGCGTAACGGCAAGGAAGTCACGGCGGTGATCGAATTGCGCGCGCGGTTCGACGAGGAGTCCAACCTGCAACTGGCCAGCCGTCTGCAAGCGGCCGGTGCGGTGGTGATCTACGGTGTGGTCGGCTTCAAGACCCACGCCAAGATGATGCTGATCCTGCGTCGCGAGGCCGGAGAGATCGTGCGTTACGCGCACCTCGGCACCGGTAACTACCACGCCGGCAACGCCCGCCTGTATACCGACTACAGTCTGCTGACCTCCGACGACGCCTTGTGCGAAGACGTCGGCAAACTGTTCAGCCAGTTGATCGGCATGGGTAAAACGCTGCGCATGAAGAAGCTGCTGCACGCGCCGTTCACTCTGAAAAAGGGCATGCTCGACATGATTGCCCGGGAGACCCAGTTCGCCCTCGACGGCAAACCGGCGCACATCATCGCCAAGTTCAACTCGCTGACCGATCCGAAGATCATCCGCGCGCTGTACAAGGCCAGCCAGTCAGGTGTGCGTATCGATCTGGTGGTGCGTGGCATGTGCTGCCTGCGGCCGGGCATTGCCGGGGTTTCCCACAACATCCACGTGCGTTCGATCATTGGCCGCTTCCTGGAACACACCCGGGTCTTCTACTTCCTCAACGGTGGCGACGAGCAGATGTACCTGTCCAGTGCCGACTGGATGGAACGCAACCTCGACAAGCGCGTCGAGACTTGCTTCCCGGTGGAAGGCAAGAAGCTGATCATGCGGGTCAAGAAAGAACTGGAGTTGTATCTGACCGATAACACCCACAGCTGGAGCCTGCAGTCGGACGGTCGTTACATCCGTAACACGCCGACCGGCAACCAGAACCCGCGCAGCGCCCAGGCGACATTGCTGGAACGTTTGGGTAGCCCGATTCTGGCTGTTCGGTAA
- the hemB gene encoding porphobilinogen synthase, whose amino-acid sequence MSFTPANRLFPATRLRRNRRDDFSRRLVRENVLTVDDLILPVFVLDGENRREAVASMPGVERLTIDLLLEEAAKWVELGIPALALFPVTPAELKSLDAAEAWNPEGIAQRATRALRARFPELGVITDVALDPFTTHGQDGILDEEGYVQNDITVDALVRQALSHAEAGAQVVAPSDMMDGRIQAIREALEVAGHVNVRIMAYSAKYASAYYGPFRDAVGSALNLGKANKASYQMDPANSNEALHEVAADLSEGADMVMVKPGMPYLDILCRVKEEFKVPTFVYQVSGEYAMHMAAIQNGWLSEGVILESLTAFKRAGADGILTYFAVRAAQLLREQK is encoded by the coding sequence GTGAGCTTTACCCCCGCCAACCGCTTGTTCCCCGCAACCCGCCTGCGCCGCAACCGTCGTGACGACTTCTCGCGTCGCCTGGTCCGTGAAAACGTCCTGACCGTCGATGACCTGATCCTGCCGGTGTTCGTGCTGGACGGTGAAAACCGTCGCGAAGCGGTGGCCTCGATGCCGGGCGTTGAACGCCTGACCATCGACCTGTTGCTGGAAGAAGCAGCCAAGTGGGTCGAACTGGGGATTCCGGCGCTGGCGCTGTTCCCGGTGACACCCGCGGAACTCAAGTCCCTGGACGCCGCCGAAGCGTGGAACCCCGAAGGCATCGCCCAACGCGCGACCCGTGCGCTGCGTGCGCGATTCCCTGAGCTGGGCGTGATCACCGACGTCGCCCTGGACCCGTTCACCACCCACGGCCAGGACGGCATTCTTGATGAAGAGGGCTACGTGCAGAACGACATCACTGTCGACGCACTGGTCAGGCAAGCCCTGTCCCACGCCGAAGCCGGCGCTCAGGTCGTGGCGCCGTCGGACATGATGGACGGTCGCATCCAGGCGATCCGCGAAGCCCTCGAAGTGGCCGGTCACGTCAACGTGCGGATCATGGCCTACTCGGCGAAGTACGCCAGCGCCTATTACGGCCCGTTCCGCGATGCGGTCGGTTCGGCATTGAACCTGGGCAAGGCCAACAAGGCCTCCTATCAGATGGACCCGGCCAACAGCAACGAAGCCCTGCACGAAGTGGCGGCGGACTTGTCAGAAGGTGCAGACATGGTCATGGTCAAGCCGGGCATGCCGTACCTGGACATCCTGTGCCGGGTAAAAGAAGAATTCAAAGTGCCGACGTTTGTTTATCAAGTCAGCGGCGAATACGCCATGCACATGGCGGCGATCCAGAATGGCTGGTTGAGCGAAGGGGTTATCCTCGAGTCCCTGACCGCTTTCAAACGTGCAGGGGCTGATGGCATCCTGACGTACTTTGCCGTTCGTGCCGCTCAATTGTTACGAGAGCAAAAATAG
- a CDS encoding DedA family protein: MLQQFLHDFGYFALFLGTFFEGETILVLAGFLAFRGYMDINLVVVVAFFGSYAGDQLWYFLGRKHGRKLLARKPRWQMMGDRALEHIRKHPDIWVLSFRFVYGLRTVMPVAIGLSGYPPGRYLLLNGIGAAIWATALAAAAYHFGAVLEGMLGSVKKYELWVLGALLVLGFVLWLRRRFKNARLAKQVYADEQALKATRTSTEGPTTPTE; encoded by the coding sequence ATGCTCCAACAATTTCTGCATGACTTCGGCTACTTTGCCCTTTTTCTAGGCACGTTCTTCGAAGGCGAAACCATCCTGGTACTCGCGGGCTTCCTCGCGTTCCGTGGATACATGGACATCAACCTGGTGGTGGTCGTGGCCTTCTTCGGCAGCTATGCCGGCGACCAGCTGTGGTATTTCCTTGGACGCAAGCACGGCCGCAAACTGCTGGCGCGCAAACCCCGCTGGCAGATGATGGGTGACCGGGCGCTGGAACACATTCGCAAGCACCCGGACATCTGGGTCCTGAGTTTCCGCTTCGTCTACGGTTTGCGCACGGTCATGCCGGTGGCCATTGGGCTGTCGGGCTATCCGCCGGGCCGTTACCTGCTGCTCAACGGCATTGGTGCAGCGATCTGGGCCACAGCCCTGGCGGCCGCCGCTTACCATTTCGGCGCCGTGCTTGAAGGCATGCTCGGCAGTGTGAAGAAGTATGAACTCTGGGTGCTCGGTGCGCTGCTGGTCCTGGGCTTCGTGCTGTGGCTGCGTCGGCGCTTCAAGAATGCCCGCCTGGCCAAACAGGTCTACGCCGACGAACAAGCCCTGAAAGCTACGCGGACCAGCACCGAAGGCCCTACGACGCCAACCGAGTGA
- a CDS encoding sterol desaturase family protein — MDFILYAVPFFFVLIAVELLADRWRGVSNYRVADAINSISTGVLSTTTGLLTKGVGLVTYAFALKHLALFELSADSVWTWVFAFVFYDFCYYWLHRMGHERNILWAAHSVHHQSEDYNLSTALRQTSTGFLLSWIFYLPMAVFGVPLLVFVSVAALNLLYQFWVHTRHIPKLGWFEWFFVTPSNHRAHHAQNALYMDRNYGGVFIIWDRLFGSFQEEVDNEPVIFGVTTPLASWNPVWANVQFYAQLWADARRTESTWDKLRIWFMRTGWRPADVAARYPMKKPDLSQFRKFEVALDGRQQLYVLLQFCVYIALGSYLMSLESKLPVAALVLGWGAVALGLFVLGVALENRPWALKLELVRLASNLPLAWLAPMVGLWPAGAVGWVGLLSYSLLSGIGLYCCRNRITRLAS; from the coding sequence ATGGACTTCATTCTGTATGCGGTGCCGTTTTTCTTTGTGCTGATCGCCGTCGAGCTGCTGGCCGACCGTTGGCGCGGGGTAAGCAATTATCGGGTGGCGGACGCGATCAACAGCATCAGTACCGGCGTACTGTCGACCACCACGGGTCTGTTGACCAAGGGTGTGGGGCTGGTGACCTATGCCTTCGCTCTCAAGCACCTGGCACTGTTCGAGCTGTCGGCCGACAGCGTCTGGACCTGGGTGTTTGCCTTTGTCTTCTACGATTTCTGCTACTACTGGCTGCACCGCATGGGCCACGAGCGCAACATCCTCTGGGCCGCCCATTCGGTGCATCACCAGAGCGAGGACTACAACCTGTCCACGGCGTTGCGCCAGACCAGTACCGGATTCCTGCTGAGCTGGATCTTCTATCTGCCGATGGCGGTGTTCGGCGTGCCGCTGCTGGTGTTCGTCAGCGTCGCGGCGCTGAACCTGCTGTACCAGTTCTGGGTGCACACGCGGCACATTCCCAAGCTTGGCTGGTTCGAATGGTTCTTTGTCACGCCGTCCAATCATCGGGCCCACCATGCACAGAACGCTCTCTACATGGATCGCAACTACGGCGGTGTGTTCATTATTTGGGACCGTCTGTTCGGCTCGTTCCAGGAAGAAGTCGACAACGAGCCGGTGATCTTCGGCGTGACCACGCCGCTGGCGAGCTGGAACCCCGTGTGGGCGAACGTGCAGTTCTACGCGCAGTTGTGGGCAGACGCGCGGCGTACCGAAAGCACTTGGGACAAGCTGCGGATCTGGTTCATGCGCACTGGCTGGCGCCCGGCGGACGTGGCGGCCAGATACCCGATGAAAAAGCCGGACCTGAGTCAGTTTCGCAAATTCGAGGTGGCGCTGGACGGGCGTCAGCAGCTCTACGTCCTCTTGCAGTTCTGCGTCTACATCGCGCTGGGCAGTTACTTGATGAGTCTTGAATCGAAGCTGCCAGTCGCCGCCCTGGTGTTGGGCTGGGGAGCGGTGGCGCTGGGTCTGTTTGTGCTGGGCGTGGCCCTGGAGAATCGCCCGTGGGCGTTGAAGCTGGAGCTGGTGCGGCTGGCGTCGAATCTGCCATTGGCATGGCTGGCCCCGATGGTGGGGCTGTGGCCGGCCGGCGCGGTGGGCTGGGTCGGCCTGCTCAGCTACAGCCTGTTGAGCGGCATCGGTCTCTACTGTTGCAGAAACCGCATCACTCGGTTGGCGTCGTAG
- the elbB gene encoding isoprenoid biosynthesis glyoxalase ElbB — translation MSKKVAVILSGCGVYDGAELHESVITLLRLDQRGAQVQCFAPNIAQLHVINHLTGEEMPESRNVLVESARIARGNIKDIRDANVDEFDALIVPGGFGSAKNLSNFAIEGAGCTVQPDVLALTEAFAEAGKPVGLMCISPALAAKIYGPGVTCTIGNDTDTAAAMNKMGATHTDCAVSEIVEDKARKLVSTPAYMLAQSISEAASGINKLVDRVLELTHENDA, via the coding sequence ATGAGCAAAAAAGTTGCAGTGATCCTTTCCGGTTGTGGCGTGTACGACGGCGCCGAGCTCCACGAGAGCGTCATCACCCTGCTGCGCCTGGACCAGCGCGGGGCTCAGGTGCAGTGTTTCGCACCTAACATCGCGCAGTTGCATGTGATCAACCACCTGACCGGCGAAGAAATGCCCGAATCGCGCAACGTGCTGGTGGAATCAGCGCGGATTGCCCGGGGCAACATCAAGGATATCCGTGACGCGAACGTCGATGAGTTCGATGCGCTGATCGTGCCCGGCGGCTTCGGCTCGGCCAAGAACCTGTCCAACTTCGCCATCGAAGGCGCCGGCTGCACCGTTCAACCGGATGTCCTGGCATTGACCGAAGCCTTTGCCGAGGCTGGCAAACCAGTGGGGTTGATGTGCATCTCCCCTGCCCTGGCGGCAAAGATCTACGGCCCTGGCGTCACCTGCACCATCGGCAACGACACCGACACGGCTGCGGCGATGAACAAGATGGGCGCGACCCATACCGATTGCGCGGTCAGTGAGATCGTCGAGGACAAGGCGCGCAAGCTGGTGAGCACACCGGCTTACATGCTGGCGCAATCGATCAGTGAAGCGGCGTCGGGAATCAATAAGCTGGTCGACCGCGTGCTCGAACTGACCCACGAAAACGACGCCTGA
- a CDS encoding YaiI/YqxD family protein, whose amino-acid sequence MRVWIDADACPRAAKDLVVKFALKRQFEVVLVAGQPQIKPGLALVKLIVVPSGPDAADDYLVEHAVPGELVICSDVPLADRLVKKGVAALDPRGKEFDTQNMGERLAVRNLFTDLREQGQMGGGPAPFGDREKQAFANALDRILTRLTRKA is encoded by the coding sequence ATGCGTGTGTGGATCGATGCCGACGCTTGTCCGCGGGCAGCCAAGGATCTGGTGGTGAAGTTCGCCCTCAAGCGCCAGTTCGAAGTGGTGCTGGTGGCCGGGCAGCCGCAGATCAAACCGGGGCTGGCACTGGTCAAGCTGATCGTGGTGCCGAGCGGACCGGATGCGGCCGATGACTACCTGGTGGAACACGCGGTGCCTGGTGAGCTGGTGATCTGCAGCGATGTGCCGCTGGCCGATCGCCTGGTGAAGAAGGGCGTGGCAGCGCTCGACCCACGGGGCAAGGAGTTTGATACGCAGAACATGGGCGAGCGGCTGGCGGTTCGCAACCTGTTCACGGATTTGCGCGAACAGGGGCAAATGGGTGGTGGGCCGGCGCCGTTTGGCGACCGTGAGAAGCAGGCGTTTGCCAATGCGCTGGACCGGATTTTGACCCGGCTCACACGCAAAGCCTGA